The Bacteroidota bacterium sequence GACGAGCAGACGCTCTTCGCCGAGGGCACGCCGAGCGCCCTCACCATCGGCCGCCTCGTCAGCCGGCGGATGCGCCTCGGGTGGACGACGAAGGGGCATACCGGCATCGACGTCGGGCTCTACGCCTTCGGGCCGGGGTCGGAGCCGCTCGTCGGCGTGTGGACGAACGACGCGCTCGGGCGTCGCCTCGCCGGCGCGCTCGGGCTCGACCTCGAAGCGGCAACCGCGCGGCTGCGAGCGGAGTATCTCGAACGTTCAGCCTCCGGCGACTAGCCCCGGTGTCACGACGGATGGCAGCGGGTGCCGGTAGGTTCAGTTCTCACTCGCCCCACACGGCCATTGCTCCTCGAAGACGCCACCTTCGTCGTCACCGACACCGAGACCACCGGGACTCGGGCGGGCGAAGACCGGGTCATCGAGATCGGAGCGGTGAAAGTCCGGGGCGGCGAGGTAGTCGACACGTTCGGGCATCTCATCGACCCCGAACGGCACGTTCCGCGCCGGATCACGCGGATCACCGGCCTCTCGACGGCCTCCGTCTTCGGCGAGCCGACCGCGAAGGACGTGCTGCCGGACTACCTCGACTTCCTCGGCGAGGGCGTCCTCGTCGCGCACAACCTGGGGTTCGACCTGCGCTTCCTCCAGGCCGAGCTCGACCGCGCCGGGCTGCCGGCCATCGAGAACGAGTCGGTTTGCACGCTCCGCCTCGCACGTCGGCTCTTGCCTTCGCTGCCCTCGCGCGGGCTGACGGCGCTCCAGGCGCACTTCGGGATCACCAACCCGGCCCGCCACCGCGCCCTCGGCGATGCCGAGGCGACGGCCGAGGTCCTGCTCCGCTTCCTCGACCGGCTCCGCGCCGGCTTCGGCCTCACGACCGTCGCCGACCTCGTCGCCTTCCAGCGCAAGCGCTACAAGGACGCCTCCGGCGAGCCGAAGCACGTCCAGCACATCCGCGACACCTATCTCGGTGACCTCCCGGACCGGCCGGGGGTCTACTTCATGAAGCGCAAGAACGGCGAGGTGCTCTACGTCGGCAAGGCCAAGAGCTTGCGCAACCGGGTCCGCTCCTACTTCACCAGCATCGACGCGCACCCGACGCGCACCCGGAAGCTCGTCCGCGACGTGCGCGCGGTCGAGTGGACCGAGACCGGGAGCGAACTCGGGGCGCTGCTCCTCGAATCGAAGCTCATCAAAACACTGCTGCCGCGCTACAACCGGGCGCAGCGGCGCTACAAGAACTACCCCTTCCTCCGGCTCGACGCGGCGCACGGCTTCCCGACGCTCTCGTGGACCTCGTCGGTGCGGGCCGACGGGGCGGAGTACTACGGACCGCTCGGCCGAAAGCAGGCGGCGGCGGAACTCGTCGAACTCGTCGGGCGCGTGTTCCGGCTCAGGGAGTGCGATCCGGTGACGTGGCAGGCGGCGCGGGCGTCGGAGAACCCGTGCCTCTACGGGTCGATGGACCGCTGCCTCGCCCCGTGCGAAGGCGACAAGGACGACGCGTACGGTGCCGAGGTCGAGCGCATCCGCCGCTTTCTGACAGGGCAGGACACCGAGGTGCTGGAGACAGTCGAGGCCGCGATGCGCGAGGCGGCCGGGCGGCTGGAGTTCGAGCAGGCTGGGTGGTACCGCGACCAACTGGAGCGCCTCCGCCGGACGCTCGACCGGCAGCGCCCCTTCGCGACGGCCGTCCACGACCGCCACGCCGTCCTCGTCGAGCCGGGGTTGAAAGAGGGCGAGGTGCAGCTTTTCCTCCTCCGCTTCGGGCGGCTCGTCCAGACGCGCCCGCTGCCCGTCCCACCGACCGGGGCCGACGTGGCCGACCTCCGCGAGACGCTCGGCGCGCACTTCGACCCGGCGCTCGCCGCGCCGGAGGTCTTCCACCGGTCCGACGTGGACGAGATCAACATCCTCGCTCGCTGGATGCGCCTCAACGAGGGCAGCGCGCAGCACGTCCGCTGGACCCCCGAGAGGAGCACGGACGACCTCCTCGACGGCGTGCTCGCGGCGGCACGCTCGGCATAGGCTCGCCTCTGTGATTGAAGCGGTTGCCCGGAGCGGCCGATACTTCGTACGTTACGGCGGCTCTCTTCTCCAACCCAATGTGTGCCTAGAGCATGTTATGGACTCGGTTAGGTCTCAGCGTTCTCCTCAAAAACAGCCGTCATTCCCGCGCAGGCGGGAATCCAGAGCTTGTAGTACGCCTTCTGGATTCCCGATCAGGGTCGGGAATGACTCGATGTGAGGAGGTAACAGTAGCAGA is a genomic window containing:
- a CDS encoding DEDD exonuclease domain-containing protein, giving the protein MLLEDATFVVTDTETTGTRAGEDRVIEIGAVKVRGGEVVDTFGHLIDPERHVPRRITRITGLSTASVFGEPTAKDVLPDYLDFLGEGVLVAHNLGFDLRFLQAELDRAGLPAIENESVCTLRLARRLLPSLPSRGLTALQAHFGITNPARHRALGDAEATAEVLLRFLDRLRAGFGLTTVADLVAFQRKRYKDASGEPKHVQHIRDTYLGDLPDRPGVYFMKRKNGEVLYVGKAKSLRNRVRSYFTSIDAHPTRTRKLVRDVRAVEWTETGSELGALLLESKLIKTLLPRYNRAQRRYKNYPFLRLDAAHGFPTLSWTSSVRADGAEYYGPLGRKQAAAELVELVGRVFRLRECDPVTWQAARASENPCLYGSMDRCLAPCEGDKDDAYGAEVERIRRFLTGQDTEVLETVEAAMREAAGRLEFEQAGWYRDQLERLRRTLDRQRPFATAVHDRHAVLVEPGLKEGEVQLFLLRFGRLVQTRPLPVPPTGADVADLRETLGAHFDPALAAPEVFHRSDVDEINILARWMRLNEGSAQHVRWTPERSTDDLLDGVLAAARSA